One stretch of Cedecea neteri DNA includes these proteins:
- a CDS encoding IS110 family transposase, protein MTLTSVGVDIAKLKFDVAVLLPGQKYKTKKFANTPAGCREFIHWLTRFGDCHVCMEATGSYSTELATALSDGGYRVSLENPARIHAFSNTELTRNKTDKSDAALIARYCALYQPAQWHPAPLSQRQLTALVRHLKNLEEMRQMEENRLEAADEVITGSLKEHIATLDELIKETKKKIRQHIDDDPDLRKDKALLESIPGVGDVLSTSLLAFAGNLRRFRSSKALVAYAGLNPRRCESGMWKGKSRLSKVGSRELRSVLYMPTVVAGRCNEVVKDLMTRMASRGKTGKERVCAGMRKLLQLAYGVVKSGREFNAEIPLAG, encoded by the coding sequence ATGACCCTCACTTCTGTCGGCGTTGATATTGCTAAGCTAAAATTTGATGTCGCTGTCCTGCTGCCTGGTCAGAAATACAAAACTAAAAAGTTTGCTAACACGCCTGCGGGATGTCGTGAGTTTATTCACTGGCTGACCCGCTTTGGGGACTGTCATGTCTGTATGGAAGCGACGGGCAGCTACAGCACGGAACTCGCCACGGCATTGTCCGATGGCGGCTATCGCGTCAGCCTGGAAAACCCTGCCCGCATTCATGCCTTCAGTAACACCGAACTGACCCGAAACAAAACGGATAAAAGCGATGCCGCCCTGATAGCACGGTATTGTGCCCTGTATCAGCCAGCCCAATGGCATCCGGCTCCTCTCAGCCAGCGACAGCTGACCGCGCTGGTGCGGCATCTTAAAAATCTTGAAGAGATGCGTCAGATGGAAGAGAACAGGCTGGAGGCCGCAGATGAGGTCATCACTGGCTCGTTAAAAGAGCACATCGCCACGCTGGATGAACTGATAAAAGAAACCAAAAAGAAAATCAGACAGCACATTGATGATGACCCGGACCTGAGAAAAGACAAAGCGCTGCTGGAGAGTATCCCGGGAGTGGGAGATGTGCTGAGTACGAGTCTTCTGGCCTTCGCGGGAAACCTGAGGCGGTTCAGGAGCAGTAAGGCTCTGGTGGCTTATGCAGGGCTGAACCCACGACGTTGTGAGTCCGGGATGTGGAAGGGAAAGAGCAGGTTGTCAAAAGTGGGGAGCCGTGAGCTGCGTAGCGTGCTGTATATGCCTACGGTAGTGGCGGGAAGATGTAATGAAGTGGTGAAAGACCTGATGACCCGGATGGCGAGCAGGGGGAAGACAGGCAAAGAACGCGTGT
- the gltP gene encoding glutamate/aspartate:proton symporter GltP, protein MKNFKISLAWQILLALVLGIILGSFLHYQSDSREWLVANLLSPAGDIFIHLIKMIVVPIVISTLVVGIAGVGDAKQLGRIGAKTIIYFEVITTVAIILGITLANVFQPGHGIDMSQLATVDISKYQHTAQDVQSHSHGLMGTILSLVPTNIVASMAKGEMLPIIFFSVLFGLGLSSLPATHREPLVTVFRSISETMFKVTHMVMRYAPVGVFALISVTVANFGFASLWPLLKLVVLVYVAIAFFAFVVLGAVARLCGLKITILMRILKDELILAFSTASSESVLPRIIEKMEAYGAPASITSFVVPTGYSFNLDGSTLYQSIAAIFIAQLYGIELSLWQEIILVLTLMVTSKGIAGVPGVSFVVLLATLGSVGIPLEGLAFIAGVDRILDMARTALNVVGNALAVLVIAKWEHKFDHKKAQAYERELFGKFDSKASS, encoded by the coding sequence ATGAAAAACTTTAAAATCAGCCTGGCCTGGCAAATTTTGCTGGCGCTGGTGCTGGGCATTATCCTGGGAAGTTTTCTTCATTATCAAAGTGATAGCCGTGAGTGGCTGGTCGCTAACCTGCTTTCACCGGCGGGCGATATCTTTATCCACCTGATCAAAATGATCGTCGTGCCGATTGTGATTTCCACCCTGGTGGTTGGGATCGCCGGCGTTGGCGACGCCAAACAGCTCGGCCGCATCGGGGCAAAAACCATCATTTATTTCGAAGTGATCACGACGGTTGCCATCATTCTGGGCATTACGCTCGCGAATGTGTTCCAGCCGGGCCACGGCATAGATATGTCGCAGCTTGCTACCGTGGATATTTCGAAATACCAGCATACTGCCCAGGATGTTCAAAGCCATTCTCACGGCCTGATGGGCACCATTCTGTCCCTCGTGCCCACCAACATCGTCGCGTCGATGGCGAAGGGCGAGATGCTGCCGATCATCTTCTTCTCGGTGCTGTTTGGCCTTGGGCTGTCGTCGCTGCCGGCCACGCATCGTGAACCGCTGGTGACCGTTTTCCGCTCCATCTCTGAAACCATGTTCAAAGTGACGCACATGGTGATGCGCTATGCGCCGGTTGGCGTCTTTGCGCTTATCTCGGTGACCGTGGCGAACTTTGGCTTTGCCTCGCTTTGGCCGCTGCTGAAGCTGGTGGTGCTGGTGTACGTGGCGATTGCCTTCTTCGCATTTGTAGTGCTGGGCGCCGTGGCGCGGCTGTGCGGGCTGAAAATCACTATCCTGATGCGCATTCTGAAAGATGAACTGATCCTGGCGTTCTCTACCGCCAGCTCTGAAAGCGTACTGCCGCGCATCATCGAGAAGATGGAAGCCTATGGCGCTCCGGCGTCGATCACCAGCTTTGTGGTGCCGACGGGTTATTCGTTTAACCTCGATGGCTCCACGCTGTACCAGAGTATTGCGGCGATTTTCATCGCACAGCTGTACGGCATCGAGCTGTCGCTGTGGCAGGAAATCATCCTGGTGCTGACGCTGATGGTGACCTCAAAAGGGATTGCCGGCGTGCCGGGCGTCTCCTTCGTGGTGCTGCTGGCAACGCTTGGCAGCGTCGGTATTCCGCTGGAAGGACTGGCGTTTATTGCCGGTGTTGACCGTATTCTGGATATGGCGCGTACCGCGCTAAACGTAGTTGGCAACGCGCTGGCGGTGCTGGTTATCGCCAAGTGGGAACACAAATTCGACCATAAAAAAGCCCAGGCCTATGAGCGTGAGCTTTTTGGGAAATTTGACAGTAAAGCGAGCAGTTAA
- the acs gene encoding acetate--CoA ligase produces MSQIHKHAIPANIADRCLINPEQYQALYQQSIQDPDAFWGEQGKILDWIKPYKKVKNTSFAPGNISIKWYEDGTLNLAANCLDRHLEERGDQTAIIWEGDDATQSKHITYRELHRDVCRFANTLVELGIKKGDVVAIYMPMVPEAAVAMLACARIGAVHSVIFGGFSPEAVAGRIIDSSSRLVITADEGVRAGRSIPLKKNVDDALKNPNVKTVEHVIVLKRTGGKIDWHQNRDLWWSELVEKASDQHQPVEMSAEDPLFILYTSGSTGKPKGVLHTTGGYLVYAASTFKYVFDYHPGDVYWCTADVGWVTGHSYLLYGPLACGAITLMFEGVPNWPKPNRMAQVVDKHKVNILYTAPTAIRALMAEGDKATEGTDRSSLRILGSVGEPINPEAWEWYWKHIGNEKCPVMDTWWQTETGGFMITPLPGATELKAGSATQPFFGVQPALVDNEGNPQPGATEGNLTITDSWPGQARTLFGDHERFEQTYFSTFKNMYFSGDGARRDEDGYYWITGRVDDVLNVSGHRLGTAEIESALVSHPKIAEAAVVGIPHNIKGQAIYAYVTLNHGEEPTPELYAEVRNWVRKEIGPLATPDVLHWTDSLPKTRSGKIMRRILRKIASGDTSNLGDTSTLADPGVVEKLLEEKQALTIPS; encoded by the coding sequence ATGAGCCAAATACACAAACACGCTATTCCCGCAAACATTGCGGACCGTTGCCTGATAAACCCGGAGCAGTACCAGGCCCTGTATCAGCAGTCGATACAGGATCCCGATGCGTTTTGGGGCGAGCAGGGAAAAATCCTCGACTGGATAAAACCCTACAAAAAGGTGAAAAACACCTCTTTCGCGCCGGGAAACATCTCTATTAAGTGGTATGAGGACGGCACGCTGAATTTAGCCGCAAACTGCCTCGACCGACACCTGGAAGAACGAGGCGATCAAACCGCCATTATCTGGGAAGGCGATGACGCAACCCAGAGCAAACACATCACCTACCGCGAGCTGCACCGCGATGTCTGCCGTTTTGCCAATACGCTGGTCGAGCTGGGGATTAAAAAAGGGGATGTTGTCGCCATTTATATGCCGATGGTGCCTGAGGCCGCCGTCGCCATGCTCGCCTGCGCGCGCATTGGGGCCGTGCATTCCGTCATCTTTGGCGGTTTCTCGCCGGAAGCCGTGGCCGGGCGCATCATCGATTCCAGCTCCCGGCTGGTGATCACCGCCGACGAAGGCGTACGCGCCGGGCGTTCCATCCCGCTGAAAAAGAACGTGGATGACGCGCTTAAAAATCCAAATGTGAAAACCGTCGAGCACGTTATCGTGCTGAAACGCACCGGCGGCAAAATCGACTGGCACCAGAACCGTGACCTGTGGTGGAGCGAGCTGGTGGAGAAAGCCAGCGACCAGCATCAGCCGGTCGAAATGAGCGCCGAAGATCCGCTGTTCATCCTCTATACCTCCGGCTCTACCGGCAAGCCTAAAGGCGTGCTGCACACCACCGGTGGCTATCTCGTTTACGCCGCCAGCACCTTTAAATACGTCTTCGATTACCATCCGGGTGACGTCTACTGGTGTACGGCGGACGTGGGCTGGGTCACCGGGCACAGCTACCTGCTTTATGGCCCGCTGGCCTGCGGCGCGATCACGCTGATGTTTGAGGGCGTGCCTAACTGGCCGAAGCCAAACCGCATGGCGCAGGTGGTCGACAAACATAAGGTGAATATTCTCTACACCGCGCCAACCGCCATCCGCGCGCTGATGGCCGAAGGGGATAAGGCCACCGAAGGCACAGACCGCTCTTCGCTGCGCATTCTTGGCTCCGTGGGCGAGCCTATCAACCCGGAAGCCTGGGAGTGGTACTGGAAGCACATCGGCAATGAGAAATGCCCGGTGATGGACACCTGGTGGCAGACGGAAACCGGCGGCTTTATGATCACCCCGCTGCCTGGCGCAACCGAGCTGAAAGCCGGTTCCGCTACCCAGCCGTTCTTTGGCGTTCAGCCCGCGCTGGTCGATAATGAAGGCAACCCGCAACCGGGCGCCACCGAAGGCAATCTGACCATTACCGATTCCTGGCCGGGCCAGGCGCGCACGCTGTTTGGCGACCATGAGCGCTTCGAGCAGACCTACTTCTCCACCTTCAAAAATATGTATTTCAGCGGTGACGGCGCGCGCCGGGACGAAGACGGCTATTACTGGATAACCGGCCGCGTGGACGACGTGCTGAACGTGTCCGGCCACCGCCTTGGTACCGCAGAGATCGAGTCGGCGCTGGTGTCCCATCCGAAGATTGCCGAGGCCGCCGTGGTGGGCATTCCACACAACATTAAAGGCCAGGCGATTTACGCCTACGTGACGCTGAACCACGGCGAAGAGCCGACGCCGGAGCTGTACGCCGAGGTGCGCAACTGGGTACGTAAAGAGATTGGCCCGCTCGCCACGCCGGATGTACTGCACTGGACCGACTCGCTGCCGAAAACCCGCTCCGGCAAGATCATGCGTCGCATCCTGCGCAAGATTGCCTCCGGTGACACCAGCAATCTGGGCGATACCTCCACCCTCGCCGATCCTGGCGTGGTAGAAAAACTGCTGGAAGAAAAACAGGCGTTAACCATACCTTCGTAA
- a CDS encoding DUF485 domain-containing protein has protein sequence MNDTIYQRIESSAHFRELVSKRQRFAAILSLIMLVIYVGFILLIAFAPAWLGTPLHAGTSVTRGIPIGIGVIVISFLLTGIYVWRANGEFDRLNNEVLREVGVK, from the coding sequence ATGAATGACACCATTTATCAGCGGATAGAAAGCAGTGCGCATTTCAGGGAGTTGGTTTCCAAAAGGCAACGGTTTGCCGCCATTCTGTCACTGATTATGTTAGTGATTTACGTTGGTTTTATTTTGCTGATTGCCTTCGCGCCCGCGTGGCTTGGCACCCCGCTTCACGCCGGTACCAGCGTCACGCGAGGCATCCCTATCGGCATCGGCGTTATCGTTATTTCCTTCCTGCTCACCGGGATTTATGTCTGGCGTGCTAACGGCGAATTTGACCGCCTGAACAACGAAGTGCTGCGTGAAGTGGGGGTTAAATGA
- the actP gene encoding cation/acetate symporter ActP has translation MKRFLAVFAALLPAGAFAADAITGDVQRQPTNWQAIIMFLIFVALTLYITYWASKRVRSRNDYYTAGGNITGFQNGLAIAGDFMSAASFLGISALVYTSGYDGLIYSLGFLVGWPIILFLIAERLRNLGRYTFADVASYRLKQGPIRTLSACGSLVVVALYLIAQMVGAGKLIELLFGLNYHIAVVLVGVLMVMYVLFGGMLATTWVQIIKAVLLLFGASFMAFMVMKHVGFSFNNLFNEAMAVHPKGAAIMSPGGLVKDPISALSLGLGLMFGTAGLPHILMRFFTVSDAREARKSVFYATGFMGYFYILTFIIGFGAIMLVGANSAFKDAAGALIGGNNMAAVHLADAVGGNLFLGFISAVAFATILAVVAGLTLAGASAVSHDLYANVFRKGASERDELKVSKITVLVLGVVAILLGILFEKQNIAFMVGLAFSIAASCNFPIILLSMYWSKLTTRGAMIGGWLGLLTAVVLMILGPTIWVQILGHEKAVFPYEYPALFSILVAFVGIWLFSITDNTPEGKLEREKFRAQFIRSQTGIGIDQGRAH, from the coding sequence ATGAAACGTTTTCTTGCGGTTTTTGCCGCTCTGCTGCCGGCCGGAGCCTTCGCCGCCGATGCGATAACCGGCGACGTGCAGCGCCAGCCAACCAACTGGCAGGCGATCATCATGTTCCTGATTTTCGTCGCTCTGACGCTGTATATCACTTACTGGGCGTCCAAACGCGTTCGCTCCCGCAACGACTATTACACCGCAGGCGGCAATATCACCGGCTTCCAGAATGGCCTGGCCATTGCCGGTGATTTTATGTCGGCCGCCTCGTTCCTCGGGATTTCCGCGCTGGTGTATACCTCGGGTTATGACGGCCTGATTTATTCGCTGGGCTTCCTGGTCGGCTGGCCGATTATCCTGTTCCTGATAGCCGAACGCCTGCGTAACCTGGGCCGTTATACTTTCGCCGACGTGGCGTCTTATCGCCTCAAGCAGGGCCCAATCCGCACGCTGTCCGCCTGCGGCTCGCTGGTGGTGGTTGCCCTTTACCTGATTGCCCAGATGGTCGGCGCCGGGAAGCTTATCGAGCTGCTGTTTGGCCTGAATTACCACATCGCCGTGGTGCTGGTGGGCGTGCTGATGGTGATGTACGTACTGTTCGGCGGCATGCTGGCCACCACCTGGGTACAGATTATCAAGGCCGTGCTGCTGCTGTTCGGCGCAAGCTTCATGGCGTTTATGGTGATGAAGCACGTCGGCTTCAGCTTCAACAACCTGTTCAATGAGGCGATGGCGGTTCACCCTAAAGGCGCGGCCATCATGAGCCCTGGCGGGCTGGTGAAAGACCCCATTTCTGCGCTGTCTCTGGGCCTCGGCCTGATGTTTGGCACCGCTGGTTTACCGCATATTCTGATGCGCTTCTTTACCGTGAGCGACGCCCGCGAAGCGCGTAAGAGCGTGTTTTACGCCACCGGTTTCATGGGTTACTTCTACATCCTGACCTTTATCATCGGCTTTGGCGCCATTATGTTAGTAGGTGCTAACTCAGCATTTAAAGACGCGGCGGGCGCGCTGATTGGCGGCAACAACATGGCGGCGGTTCACCTGGCAGATGCCGTGGGCGGGAACCTGTTCCTCGGCTTTATCTCTGCGGTTGCCTTCGCCACCATCCTCGCGGTTGTGGCCGGGTTAACGCTGGCGGGCGCTTCGGCGGTATCTCACGACCTCTACGCCAACGTCTTCCGCAAGGGCGCTTCCGAACGTGATGAGTTAAAAGTGTCTAAAATCACCGTTCTGGTGCTGGGCGTGGTGGCTATCCTGCTGGGCATTCTGTTTGAAAAACAGAACATTGCTTTTATGGTGGGGCTGGCATTCTCCATTGCCGCAAGCTGTAACTTCCCGATTATCCTGCTGTCGATGTACTGGTCGAAGCTGACCACGCGCGGCGCAATGATCGGCGGCTGGCTTGGCCTGCTGACCGCTGTCGTGCTGATGATTCTTGGCCCAACAATCTGGGTGCAAATTCTCGGCCACGAAAAAGCGGTCTTCCCGTACGAATACCCGGCGCTGTTCTCGATCCTGGTTGCGTTTGTCGGCATCTGGCTGTTCTCGATTACCGATAACACGCCAGAGGGTAAGCTGGAGCGTGAGAAGTTCCGCGCGCAGTTTATTCGTTCTCAAACCGGCATCGGTATCGATCAGGGGCGGGCTCACTAG
- a CDS encoding LrgB family protein, whose amino-acid sequence MTNFQLSVLCLVVTLVFYFANKRLYRRFRKLPLMPLVFTPVLLVGMLVFGHISYSNYMGEAHWLLWLLGPATIAFAVPVYDNLRVIKRHWMSLSAGVLTAMIVAVTSSIWLARLFTLPDGIQRSLAVRSITTPFALAAAKPIGGEPELVALFVVITGVFGMAVGDMLFLRLSIREGIAKGAGFGAASHGAGTARSYELGPQEGVIASLVMMLSGVVTVLVAPLVSWLMF is encoded by the coding sequence ATGACTAATTTTCAGCTCAGCGTGCTGTGCCTCGTGGTTACTCTGGTCTTCTACTTCGCCAACAAACGCCTGTATCGCCGCTTTCGTAAATTGCCGCTGATGCCGCTGGTCTTTACGCCGGTGCTGCTGGTGGGAATGCTTGTTTTCGGGCACATCTCTTACAGTAACTACATGGGCGAGGCGCACTGGCTGCTGTGGCTGCTCGGGCCTGCCACCATCGCTTTTGCGGTGCCGGTTTATGACAATCTCAGGGTAATTAAACGCCACTGGATGTCGCTTTCCGCAGGCGTGCTGACGGCGATGATTGTGGCGGTAACCAGCTCGATTTGGCTGGCCCGCTTATTTACCCTGCCTGACGGCATTCAACGCAGCCTCGCGGTGCGCTCGATTACCACGCCTTTTGCCCTGGCGGCAGCTAAGCCTATCGGCGGTGAGCCTGAACTGGTGGCACTGTTTGTGGTGATCACCGGCGTGTTTGGCATGGCGGTAGGCGACATGCTGTTTCTGCGCCTGTCGATCAGGGAAGGGATAGCCAAAGGTGCCGGATTCGGTGCGGCTTCTCACGGCGCGGGCACCGCACGCTCTTACGAACTGGGGCCGCAGGAAGGGGTGATTGCCAGCCTGGTGATGATGCTGTCCGGCGTGGTGACGGTTCTGGTTGCGCCGCTGGTCAGCTGGCTGATGTTTTAA
- a CDS encoding CidA/LrgA family protein: MALALGRFTPAVIHSLRVPVQVALYAGLFVFAEQLVTWGHLPLPANLVGMLLLLALIVCRIVPLKWVREGSKWLLAEMLLFFVPAVVAVVNYSQLLMVEGWRIFAVIAVSTMLVLASTAFVVEKVYRFELAREARRQSRND, from the coding sequence ATGGCTTTGGCGTTAGGTCGTTTTACGCCTGCTGTAATTCATAGCCTGCGCGTCCCTGTGCAGGTGGCCCTGTACGCCGGGCTTTTTGTTTTTGCCGAGCAGCTGGTCACGTGGGGGCACCTGCCGCTGCCCGCGAATCTGGTGGGAATGCTGCTGCTCCTGGCGCTGATTGTCTGCCGCATCGTGCCGCTGAAGTGGGTCAGGGAAGGGTCAAAATGGCTGCTGGCCGAGATGCTGCTGTTCTTTGTCCCGGCGGTGGTGGCCGTGGTGAACTACTCGCAGTTGCTGATGGTGGAAGGCTGGCGCATTTTTGCGGTGATCGCGGTCAGCACCATGCTGGTGCTGGCCAGTACGGCTTTTGTGGTGGAAAAAGTTTACCGCTTTGAGCTGGCTCGCGAAGCCCGCAGGCAGTCCCGCAATGACTAA
- a CDS encoding LysR family transcriptional regulator, whose product MDIRTLRYFVEVVRQQSFTRAAEKMFVTQPTISKMLRNLEDELNCTLLIRDGRRLLLTDTGQVVFQRGLAILAEFRQLEAELSDIKQLTNGVLRLGIPPMVGTLMTGPIGVYQHRYPGVEFKISEFGGLTVQQAVLNGDLDLAVTAMPIEDEDALTVMPLFRHPLCVLVPRSGPWIGRTSVDPAELAEHPLLIYNEDFSLSRQLMQLFADNGFTPRIAVRSGQWDFLAAMVQGGVGIAVLPEPICRKLDHATLMWLPLNSNLSWQLGMIWREGVYISQSAQAWIDCCKEFWPEIETGQN is encoded by the coding sequence ATGGACATCAGAACGCTGCGTTATTTCGTTGAGGTTGTACGCCAGCAGAGCTTCACTCGTGCGGCGGAGAAGATGTTCGTCACGCAGCCCACCATCAGTAAAATGCTGCGTAACCTTGAGGATGAGCTGAACTGCACGCTGCTGATCCGCGACGGCCGCCGCCTGCTGCTGACCGACACCGGCCAGGTGGTGTTCCAGCGCGGGCTGGCAATTCTGGCCGAGTTTCGCCAGCTTGAGGCCGAGCTAAGCGACATCAAACAGCTCACCAACGGCGTGCTGCGTCTTGGCATTCCACCGATGGTCGGCACCCTGATGACCGGCCCGATAGGCGTGTATCAGCACCGCTATCCCGGCGTGGAGTTTAAGATTTCCGAGTTCGGCGGCCTGACGGTGCAGCAGGCGGTGCTCAACGGCGACCTCGATCTCGCGGTGACGGCGATGCCGATAGAAGACGAAGACGCACTGACGGTAATGCCGCTGTTCCGCCATCCGCTCTGCGTGCTGGTGCCCCGCTCCGGCCCGTGGATTGGCCGCACAAGCGTTGACCCGGCCGAGCTGGCCGAACACCCGCTGCTTATTTACAACGAAGATTTCTCCCTCAGCCGCCAGCTTATGCAGCTGTTTGCCGACAACGGCTTCACCCCGCGTATTGCGGTGCGCAGCGGGCAGTGGGATTTTCTGGCGGCGATGGTTCAGGGCGGCGTGGGGATTGCCGTGCTGCCGGAGCCAATTTGCCGCAAGCTCGACCACGCCACGCTGATGTGGCTGCCGCTAAACAGTAATCTAAGCTGGCAGTTAGGAATGATTTGGCGTGAAGGGGTTTATATTTCGCAGAGCGCGCAGGCGTGGATTGATTGCTGCAAGGAGTTCTGGCCGGAGATTGAAACCGGCCAGAACTAA
- a CDS encoding Na+/H+ antiporter, which produces MEIFFTILIMTLVVSLSGVVTRMLPFQIPLPLMQIAIGALLAWPHFGLHVEFDPELFLVLFIPPLLFADGWKTPTHEFLHHGREIIGLALVLVLVTVVGIGFLIYFLVPGIPLVPAFALAAVLSPTDAVALSGIVGEGRIPKKIMGILQGEALMNDASGLVSLKLAVAVAIGAMAFSVGGASLEFFKVAVGGLLAGIAVSWLYGKSLRLMSRWSGDEPATQILLLLLLPFASYLIAEHIGVSGILAAVAAGMTITRSGVLRSAPLTMRLRANSVWAMLEFVFNGMVFLLLGLQLPGILETSVAAANADPNVELWMLFLDVGMIYFALIAVRFLWLWSMKRISLRFMKKRPLEFGFFTTRELGIASFAGVRGAITLAGVLSIPLFLNDGTPFPARYELIFLSAGVILFSLFAGVIMLPILLRNVEVGDKSLARKEERLARSATAEVAIVAIQKMEERLAVDSKENIDDQLLKEVSSRVIGNLRRRADGRNDVESSELEENLERRFRLTALRSERAELYHLRATQQISNETLQKLLHDLDLLEALLIEKE; this is translated from the coding sequence ATGGAAATTTTCTTCACAATCTTGATTATGACCCTCGTGGTCTCCCTCTCTGGGGTGGTAACACGTATGTTGCCGTTTCAGATCCCGCTGCCGTTAATGCAAATCGCCATTGGGGCCCTGCTTGCCTGGCCGCACTTTGGCCTGCACGTCGAATTTGACCCTGAACTGTTCCTGGTCCTGTTCATTCCGCCGCTGCTGTTTGCCGACGGCTGGAAGACGCCAACCCATGAGTTTCTGCACCATGGCCGGGAAATTATTGGCCTGGCGCTGGTGCTGGTGCTGGTCACCGTGGTCGGCATCGGGTTCCTGATTTACTTCCTGGTACCGGGTATTCCGCTGGTGCCTGCTTTTGCGCTGGCCGCCGTGCTGTCACCGACGGACGCCGTGGCGCTTTCCGGCATCGTGGGCGAAGGGCGTATTCCTAAGAAAATCATGGGCATTTTGCAGGGAGAAGCGCTGATGAACGACGCCTCCGGCCTGGTGTCCCTGAAGCTTGCTGTCGCGGTCGCCATTGGGGCGATGGCCTTTAGCGTTGGCGGGGCATCGCTCGAATTCTTCAAGGTTGCCGTGGGTGGCCTGCTGGCGGGTATCGCGGTCAGCTGGCTGTACGGGAAATCGCTGCGCCTGATGAGCCGCTGGAGCGGCGATGAACCGGCAACTCAGATTCTGCTGCTGCTGCTGCTGCCGTTCGCTTCTTATCTGATTGCCGAGCATATCGGGGTTTCCGGCATCCTGGCCGCAGTGGCCGCAGGGATGACCATCACCCGCTCCGGCGTTCTGCGCAGCGCGCCGCTGACTATGCGCCTGCGTGCGAACAGCGTCTGGGCGATGCTGGAGTTTGTATTTAACGGCATGGTCTTCCTGCTGTTAGGCCTGCAGTTGCCGGGCATTCTCGAGACGTCCGTCGCGGCGGCCAATGCCGATCCGAACGTTGAACTGTGGATGCTATTCCTCGACGTCGGCATGATTTATTTCGCGCTGATTGCGGTGCGATTCCTGTGGCTGTGGTCGATGAAGCGCATCAGCCTGCGCTTTATGAAAAAGCGCCCGCTGGAGTTCGGCTTCTTCACTACCCGCGAGCTGGGTATCGCCTCTTTCGCCGGCGTGCGTGGGGCGATTACCCTGGCCGGTGTGCTGTCTATCCCGCTGTTCCTGAACGACGGCACGCCATTCCCGGCGCGCTATGAGCTGATTTTCCTCTCCGCAGGCGTGATCCTGTTCTCGCTGTTTGCCGGGGTTATCATGCTGCCGATTCTGCTGCGAAACGTTGAGGTAGGGGATAAGTCTTTAGCGCGTAAAGAAGAGCGTCTGGCCCGTTCCGCGACCGCCGAAGTGGCGATTGTCGCTATCCAGAAAATGGAGGAACGGCTGGCCGTCGACAGCAAAGAGAACATCGACGACCAGCTGCTGAAAGAGGTGAGTTCGCGGGTTATCGGCAACCTACGCCGCCGCGCAGACGGGCGCAACGACGTCGAAAGCAGCGAGCTTGAAGAAAACCTTGAGCGCCGCTTCCGCCTGACGGCGCTGCGTTCGGAGCGCGCCGAGCTTTACCATCTTCGCGCCACGCAGCAAATCAGCAACGAGACCCTGCAGAAACTCCTGCACGATCTCGACCTGCTGGAAGCGCTGCTGATCGAGAAAGAGTAA